The following is a genomic window from Serratia ficaria.
GTTGTAGACTCCCTGCAGCGCGCCGGTCTTGGCCGACACCTTGCCGTCGACGCCGGCTTCGTGCAGGCCGCCGCGGTAGCGCAGGGTGCCGTCATAGCCGGACAGCGGCAACATCGAGATGAAGTTCAGCTCGTTGTCGTGCTGCGCAATGTACTGCAGCGCCTGCATCATGGTCGCCGGCGCCAGCAGGTTATGGCGCGACAGGCCGGAGCCGTCCACCACGATGCTGTTGCCCAGATCGACGCCGGCCTTCTGGCGCAGCACCTGACGCACCGCGTCGGCGCCCGCGCGCCAGGTGCCAGGCACGCCAAAGCGTTCGTGGCCGATGGTGCGGAATACGGTATCGGCAATCATGTTGTCCGATTTTTTCAGCATGATTTTCAGCAGGTCATGCAGCGGCGCGGACTGGGTCTGGGCGATCACCGTGCCGGTCAGGCCTGGCTGCGTCTGGCGCTTCAGGTGGCCGTCGATCTGGATGCCGGCCTGCGTCAGCTCATCCTTCAGGATAGCACCTGCGTAGCTGGCGCCGTCCTGAATGGCGAAGGCCAGCGGCAACGGATCGCTGCGCTGGGTCAGGCAGCCGGTCAGGGTAAAGCGGTTCAGCTCGCCCGGCACTACGTCCAGCTCGCAGTATTGCGCGTCGGCGGAGCCTCGCGCCAGCGTGCGCACCTGGCTGAACATGTTGACCGGATAATAGGAGGCGACGCGGATAAACGCCATTTCGCCCGGGTTCGGCGCGCTGTACAGCGACACCGAGAAGCAGTTGCGATCGACAATCGCCGCCGCCGGCGGTGCGCTGAAGCACTGCGTCAGGTCGTTCCACGGCCAGCCGGGCGCCTTGTCGTGGCTGGCGAACACCGAGGTGTCGACCAGCACGTCGCCGGTGATCTGGCGCACGCCCTGTTTCTTCAGGGCCGCCACCATGTTGCGCAGGCTCTGGCGCTTGAAGGTCGGATCGCCGCCGAAGCGGGCGATCAGATTGCCGCGCAGCACGCCGTCGCTGATGTTGCCCTGGCTCTCCAGCGTGGTGGTGAAGCGGTAGTCCGGCCCGAGCTGCAGCAACGCCGCCAGCGCTGTCAGCACCTTTTGGGTACTGGCCGGCAATGCCATTTGCTGAGAGTGATAATCGATGGTCGGCGCGGTGGCGCCGATCTTCTGAACTACCAGGGCAAGGTTGGCCCCATCAGGCAAATATTGTGTGTAATCTTCAACCGGGGCCGCATTCGCATTCAGAACAAATGCGCAAGCCAATGCACTGACAATTCGTGAAAAACGCATAATCTCGGGATAACAGCTGGATAACGTGTCGTCATACTACGGTGCATTCAGGGAAAAAGTAAACGATGACCCTCAAGGAACTCTAGGCTAAAATACGTATCAAAATGCAAAATCGATCCTGACTTGGGCTCCGTTCCGAGTCAGGTTTCTTTTGTTTGTCGCCTGGAGGCGGGGGGCGATGAGCCAACCGTATTTTCATACGAATACGTCAGGATGACGGTTATTTGAACAGGAAAGATTTAGAGGTATTTACCATATGAAACAAATTCCGATGACCTTGTTTGGCGCTGAAAAACTGCGCGAAGAGCTTGAATATCTGAAGGGCGTACGCCGTCCCAAGATTATTGCCGACATCGCTGACGCCCGCGAGCACGGCGATTTGAAAGAAAACGCCGAGTACCATGCCGCGCGTGAGCAGCAGGGGTTCTGTGAAGGGCGTATCCAGGAAATTGAAGCCAAGCTGTCGAACGCGCAGGTGATCGATATCACCAAAATGCCTAATACCGGCCGCGTGATTTTCGGCGCTACCGTATCGGTGCTGAATCTGGATAGCGAAGAGCAGGTGACCTACCGCATCGTTGGCGACGACGAAGCCGATTTCAAGAAAAATCTGATTTCGGTAAATTCACCGATGGCGCGCGGTCTGATCGGCAAAGAGCAGGACGACGTGGTGGTGATCAAAACGCCGGGCGGCGACGTGGATTACGAGATCCTGAAGGTCGACTACCTCTGATCGGTCAGAAATGCGCCAGTGTTTTGTAAAGAAAGGAAAAAGGCCGCGTGCGGCCTTTTATCTGAATCGGGTGCATGGCACCTTTTCGTTAACCTGACGTTTATTAACGCGGTAGACTGATCTTGCGCTCTTTAGACGGGCGGTAAAGAATAAGCGTACTGCCGATGACTTGCACGTTGCAGGCGCCCGTTTCACGCACGATAGCGTCGGCGATCAGGGTTTTGGTTTCGCGATCTTCAGCGGCGATTTTTACCTTGATCAGCTCATGATGCTCCAGAGCCTGTTCAATTTCAGCCAGCACCCCTTCGGTGAGACCGTTATTACCCAGCATGACAACCGGTTTTAACGGATGCGCCAGGCCTTTCAGGTGCTGTTTTTGTTTATTATTCAGATTCATTGTCTTTTTTACTTAAGTTGGGATTGAAAACGGTACATTCTACCGCCATCTCATGTGTATCACCAAATCGGTCTTCACCGGTGTGAGTCTACGTGAGCAGCGAACCTGACATAAGACTCTTTTTATGATAGTTGGAAAACGAGATGGCTAATAAAAAGCGTTCTGCTAGCTCCAGTCGCTGGTTGCAGGAACACTTTAGCGATAAATATGTGCAGCAGGCGCAGAAAAAGGGGCTGCGTTCCCGCGCCTGGTTTAAACTTGATGAAATACAGCAGAGTGACAAACTGTTCAAGCCGGGCATGACCGTAGTGGACCTGGGAGCAGCGCCGGGCGGCTGGTCGCAATACGTGGTCACCCAAATCGGCGGTACCGGTCGCATCATCGCCTGTGATATTTTGCCAATGGATCCTATCGTTGGCGTCGATTTCCTTCAGGGCGATTTTCGTGATGAACTGGTGCTTAAAGCGCTGTTGGAACGTGTAGGTGAGAGTAAGGTTCAGGTGGTCATGTCCGATATGGCCCCGAATATGAGTGGCACTCCGGCCGTCGATATTCCAAGATCGATGTATCTGGTGGAGTTAGCACTGGAGATGTGTCGTGATGTCCTCGCACCAGGCGGAAGTTTCCTGGTGAAGGTGTTCCAGGGAGATGGCTTTGACGAGTACCTACGGGAAATTCGCTCCCTGTTTACGAAGGTTAAGATTCGTAAGCCAGACGCTTCCCGCGCACGTTCGCGCGAAGTGTACATTGTAGCGACAGGGCGCAAGCTGTAGTACCCTAACGCTGTTTGTTAACACAGTTGTAATATGAGGTTAATCCCTTGAGTGACATGGCGAAAAACCTAATTCTCTGGTTAGTCATCGCGGTAGTGTTGATGTCTGTATTCCAGAGCTTTGGGCCCAGCGAGTCGAATGGCCGTAGGGTAGATTATTCTACCTTCATGTCCGAACTGACCCAGGACCAGGTTCGCGAAGCGCGAATTAACGGACGTGAGATTAACGTTACCAAGAAAGACAGTAACAAATACACGACCTACATCCCCGTCAACGATCCCAAGTTGCTGGATACGTTGTTAACGAAGAATGTGAAAGTTGTCGGCGAGCCGCCTGAAGAGCCGAGCCTGCTGGCCTCTATCTTTATTTCTTGGTTCCCGATGCTGTTGCTGATCGGGGTCTGGATCTTCTTTATGCGCCAGATGCAGGGCGGCGGCGGCAAGGGCGCGATGTCGTTCGGCAAGAGCAAGGCCCGCATGCTGACCGAAGATCAGATCAAGACCACTTTTGCCGACGTCGCCGGTTGTGACGAAGCGAAAGAAGAAGTGAGCGAACTGGTGGAATACCTGCGCGAACCGAGCCGTTTCCAGAAGCTGGGCGGCAAGATCCCTAAAGGCGTGCTGATGGTTGGCCCGCCGGGGACCGGTAAAACGCTGCTGGCGAAAGCGATCGCCGGCGAAGCGAAAGTGCCGTTCTTCACCATTTCCGGTTCCGACTTCGTAGAAATGTTTGTCGGTGTGGGCGCTTCCCGCGTGCGCGACATGTTCGAGCAGGCCAAGAAAGCCGCACCTTGCATCATCTTTATCGATGAAATCGACGCCGTCGGCCGCCAGCGTGGCGCCGGTCTGGGTGGCGGTCACGACGAACGCGAACAGACGCTGAACCAGATGCTGGTCGAGATGGACGGTTTTGAAGGCAACGAAGGTATCATCGTCATCGCGGCAACCAACCGTCCGGACGTGCTTGACCCGGCGCTGCTGCGTCCGGGCCGTTTCGACCGTCAGGTGGTGGTCGGCCTGCCGGACGTGCGCGGCCGTGAGCAGATCCTGAAGGTGCACATGCGCCGCGTGCCGTTGGCGGCCGATATCGACGCCTCCGTCATTGCGCGCGGTACCCCGGGCTTCTCCGGTGCCGATCTGGCCAACCTGGTCAACGAAGCGGCGCTGTTCGCCGCCCGCGGCAACAAACGCGTGGTGTCGATGGTTGAGTTCGAAAAAGCCAAAGACAAGATCATGATGGGTGCGGAACGCCGCTCCATGGTGATGACCGAAGCGCAGAAAGAGTCGACCGCGTATCACGAGGCAGGCCACGCCATCATCGGCCGTCTGGTTCCTGAGCACGATCCGGTTCACAAGGTGACCATCATTCCTCGCGGCCGCGCGCTCGGCGTGACCTTCTTCCTGCCGGAAGGGGATGCGATCAGCGCCAGCCGTCAGAAGCTGGAGAGCCAAATCTCCACCCTGTACGGCGGTCGTCTGGCGGAAGAGATCATCTACGGTCCGGAAAAAGTCTCTACCGGCGCGTCGAACGACATTAAAGTGGCGACCTCCATCGCCCGCAACATGGTGACCCAATGGGGCTTCTCCGAGAAGCTGGGGCCGCTGCTGTATGCGGAAGAAGAGGGCGAAGTGTTCCTGGGCCGTTCCGTCGCCAAGGCGAAACACATGTCGGACGAAACCGCACGCATCATCGACCAGGAAGTGAAATCCCTGATCGAACGCAACTACGTGCGCGCTCGTGCGCTGCTGATGGAAAACATGGACATCCTGCACTCGATGAAGGATGCGCTGATGAAATATGAAACCATCGATGCACCGCAGATCGACGATCTGATGAACCGCAAAGACGTGCGTCCGCCGGCGGGTTGGGACGATGCGAACAAAGGCAACAGCTCCGACAACGGCGGTACCCCAAAAGCCCCGACGCCGGTAGATGAGCCGCGTACGCCGAACCCAGGCAATACCCTGTCTGAACAGCTCGACAAGTAAGTCTCGCTGTGCAATAACATCAAACCCCGGCATGCCGGGGTTTTTTATTGCCCGGCGGGCAGAACAGTAAGGTGGATAAAGCATGCAGTTAACCGTGCGCGACATGACGCTCAATCTTTCCCATCCGCAGGTGATGGGCATCCTCAACGTGACGCCGGATTCGTTTTCCGACGGCGGCCGTCACAACAGCCTCAATCAGGCGCTGCTGCACGCGCATGCGCTGATTTCGGCCGGTGCCACCATGATTGACGTGGGGGGCGAATCGACGCGGCCCGGGGCGGCGGAGGTCAGCGAGGAGGAAGAGATCGCGCGGGTGGTGCCGGTGGTGGAGGCGTTGGCGCAGCGTTTCGAGGTGTTTATCTCGGTCGACACCTCGAAAGCCGGGGTGATCCGCGAATCGGCCCGGGCGGGCGCGCATTTGATCAACGATATTCGCTCGCTGCAGGAGCCCGGCGCGCTGGCCGCCGCCGCGGAAAGTGGCCTGCCGGTATGCCTGATGCACATGCAGGGGCAGCCGCGCACCATGCAGCAGGCTCCCCGCTACGATGACCTGATCGCCGACGTGAATGCCTTTTTTGAGCGCCACATCAAGCGCTGCAATGATGCAGGGATAACAAATCAGAAATTGCTGCTCGACCCAGGCTTCGGTTTCGGTAAAAATTTAGCGCACAACTATCAGCTTCTGGCCCGGTTGTCGGAATTTCATCGCTTCGGTCTGCCGCTGTTGGTGGGCATGTCGCGCAAGTCGATGATTGGACAACTGCTGAACGTGCCGCCTGACCAGAGGGTCATCGGTAGCGTGGCCTGCGCGGTGATCGCCGCGATGCAGGGCGCGCAGATTGTCAGAGTGCATGACGTTAAAGAAACCGTCGAGGCGATGCGTGTCGTCGAGGCAACACTTTCAGCTAAGGGACAGTAGAAACATGAGCGAGCGCAAATATTTTGGCACCGACGGCATTCGTGGCAAGGTCGGTGATAGCCCAATTACCCCGGACTTCGTGCTGAAGCTCGGCTGGGCGGCCGGCAAAGTGCTGGCGCGCCACGGCTCTCGTAAGATCATCATCGGCAAGGATACCCGCATCTCCGGTTATATGCTGGAGTCTGCGCTGGAAGCCGGCCTGGCGGCCGCGGGGCTGTCCGCCTCCTTCACCGGCCCGATGCCGACGCCGGCGGTGGCCTACCTGACGCGCACCTTCCGCGCCGAAGCCGGCATCGTCATCTCCGCTTCGCACAACCCGTTCTACGATAACGGCATCAAGTTCTTCTCGATCGACGGCGCCAAGCTGCCGGATCACGTGGAAGAGGCGATCGAAGCCGAGATGGAAAAGCCGCTGACCTGCGTGGAGTCCGCCGAACTGGGCAAGGCCAGCCGGATCATCGACGCCGCCGGCCGCTATATCGAATTCTGTAAAGGCACCTTCCCGAGCGAGCTGAGCCTGAAGGGGCTGAAAATCGTGGTCGACTGCGCCAACGGCGCCACCTATCACATCGCGCCGAGCGTGCTGCGCGAACTGGGCGCCACGGTGATCGCCATCGGCGTGGAGCCGGACGGCATGAACATCAACGAGAAATGCGGCGCCACCGACGTTCGCCAGCTGCAGGAGCGCGTGCTGCAGGAGAAGGCCCACGTCGGCCTGGCGTTCGACGGCGACGGCGACCGGGTGATGATGGTGGATCATCTGGGCAACAAGGTGGACGGCGACCAGATCCTGTATATCATCGCCCGCGAAGGCCTGCGTCAGGGGCAGCTGCGCGGCGGCGCCGTCGGCACGCTGATGAGCAACATGGGGCTGGAGCTGGCGCTGAAGCAGCTGGGCATTCCGTTCGCGCGCGCCAAAGTGGGCGACCGCTATGTGCTGGAGAAGCTGCAGGAGCTGGGGTGGCGCATCGGCGCGGAAAACTCCGGCCACGTGATCCTGCTGGACAAAACCACCACCGGCGACGGCATCGTGGCCGGGCTGCAGGTGCTGACCGCGATAGTGCGCAACCACATGAGCCTGCACGACCTGTGCAGCGGCATGAAGCTGCTGCCGCAGATCCTGGTCAACGTGCGCTTCGCCGGCGAACACAACCCGCTGGAATCTGACGAGGTGCGCAAAATCACCGAACAGGTCGAGGCGGAACTGGCCGGCCGCGGCCGGGTGTTGCTGCGCAAATCCGGCACCGAGCCATTGATCCGCGTGATGGTGGAAGGCGAGGACGAACAGCAGGTGACGGCGCTGGCGCACCGCATCGCCGACGCGGTGAAATCCGCCGGTTAAAACAGACGGTTATCCCACGGGTTCTGCCGGCCAGGGCCCGGAAAAACGATTGTTGGCGTTTTTTTCCGCAAACGCGCCGGCGGCAGCAAATTGCCCTTGCGCGCTCTGGCGGCTTTGGTTAGTATTCACACCCGCTTCAGTAGGCAGTTTGTAAAAAACGCCTGCTTTATTGGTGAGAAGCATTTGGCATGCGGTGAAGCCGCAAGGATACGGGTACTACTATGTACGAAGCTCTTCTGGTAATTTTCCTGCTGATCTCAATCGGGCTGGTAGCTCTGATTATGCTGCAGCAAGGTAAAGGCGCTGATATGGGAGCCTCTTTCGGAGCAGGTGCATCTGGCACATTGTTCGGTTCGAGTGGTTCCGGTAACTTTATGACCCGCATGACCGCTGTGTTGGCGACGCTGTTCTTCGTCATCAGCCTGATTCTGGGCAACCTCAGCAGCAACCAAAGCAAGAAAGGCAGCGAGTGGGAAA
Proteins encoded in this region:
- the dacB gene encoding serine-type D-Ala-D-Ala carboxypeptidase produces the protein MRFSRIVSALACAFVLNANAAPVEDYTQYLPDGANLALVVQKIGATAPTIDYHSQQMALPASTQKVLTALAALLQLGPDYRFTTTLESQGNISDGVLRGNLIARFGGDPTFKRQSLRNMVAALKKQGVRQITGDVLVDTSVFASHDKAPGWPWNDLTQCFSAPPAAAIVDRNCFSVSLYSAPNPGEMAFIRVASYYPVNMFSQVRTLARGSADAQYCELDVVPGELNRFTLTGCLTQRSDPLPLAFAIQDGASYAGAILKDELTQAGIQIDGHLKRQTQPGLTGTVIAQTQSAPLHDLLKIMLKKSDNMIADTVFRTIGHERFGVPGTWRAGADAVRQVLRQKAGVDLGNSIVVDGSGLSRHNLLAPATMMQALQYIAQHDNELNFISMLPLSGYDGTLRYRGGLHEAGVDGKVSAKTGALQGVYNLAGFITTASGQRMAFVQYLSGYAVPPEDQRQRRAPLVRFESRLYRDIYQNN
- the greA gene encoding transcription elongation factor GreA, which gives rise to MKQIPMTLFGAEKLREELEYLKGVRRPKIIADIADAREHGDLKENAEYHAAREQQGFCEGRIQEIEAKLSNAQVIDITKMPNTGRVIFGATVSVLNLDSEEQVTYRIVGDDEADFKKNLISVNSPMARGLIGKEQDDVVVIKTPGGDVDYEILKVDYL
- the yhbY gene encoding ribosome assembly RNA-binding protein YhbY — translated: MNLNNKQKQHLKGLAHPLKPVVMLGNNGLTEGVLAEIEQALEHHELIKVKIAAEDRETKTLIADAIVRETGACNVQVIGSTLILYRPSKERKISLPR
- the rlmE gene encoding 23S rRNA (uridine(2552)-2'-O)-methyltransferase RlmE, with product MANKKRSASSSRWLQEHFSDKYVQQAQKKGLRSRAWFKLDEIQQSDKLFKPGMTVVDLGAAPGGWSQYVVTQIGGTGRIIACDILPMDPIVGVDFLQGDFRDELVLKALLERVGESKVQVVMSDMAPNMSGTPAVDIPRSMYLVELALEMCRDVLAPGGSFLVKVFQGDGFDEYLREIRSLFTKVKIRKPDASRARSREVYIVATGRKL
- the ftsH gene encoding ATP-dependent zinc metalloprotease FtsH, with amino-acid sequence MAKNLILWLVIAVVLMSVFQSFGPSESNGRRVDYSTFMSELTQDQVREARINGREINVTKKDSNKYTTYIPVNDPKLLDTLLTKNVKVVGEPPEEPSLLASIFISWFPMLLLIGVWIFFMRQMQGGGGKGAMSFGKSKARMLTEDQIKTTFADVAGCDEAKEEVSELVEYLREPSRFQKLGGKIPKGVLMVGPPGTGKTLLAKAIAGEAKVPFFTISGSDFVEMFVGVGASRVRDMFEQAKKAAPCIIFIDEIDAVGRQRGAGLGGGHDEREQTLNQMLVEMDGFEGNEGIIVIAATNRPDVLDPALLRPGRFDRQVVVGLPDVRGREQILKVHMRRVPLAADIDASVIARGTPGFSGADLANLVNEAALFAARGNKRVVSMVEFEKAKDKIMMGAERRSMVMTEAQKESTAYHEAGHAIIGRLVPEHDPVHKVTIIPRGRALGVTFFLPEGDAISASRQKLESQISTLYGGRLAEEIIYGPEKVSTGASNDIKVATSIARNMVTQWGFSEKLGPLLYAEEEGEVFLGRSVAKAKHMSDETARIIDQEVKSLIERNYVRARALLMENMDILHSMKDALMKYETIDAPQIDDLMNRKDVRPPAGWDDANKGNSSDNGGTPKAPTPVDEPRTPNPGNTLSEQLDK
- the folP gene encoding dihydropteroate synthase — encoded protein: MQLTVRDMTLNLSHPQVMGILNVTPDSFSDGGRHNSLNQALLHAHALISAGATMIDVGGESTRPGAAEVSEEEEIARVVPVVEALAQRFEVFISVDTSKAGVIRESARAGAHLINDIRSLQEPGALAAAAESGLPVCLMHMQGQPRTMQQAPRYDDLIADVNAFFERHIKRCNDAGITNQKLLLDPGFGFGKNLAHNYQLLARLSEFHRFGLPLLVGMSRKSMIGQLLNVPPDQRVIGSVACAVIAAMQGAQIVRVHDVKETVEAMRVVEATLSAKGQ
- the glmM gene encoding phosphoglucosamine mutase translates to MSERKYFGTDGIRGKVGDSPITPDFVLKLGWAAGKVLARHGSRKIIIGKDTRISGYMLESALEAGLAAAGLSASFTGPMPTPAVAYLTRTFRAEAGIVISASHNPFYDNGIKFFSIDGAKLPDHVEEAIEAEMEKPLTCVESAELGKASRIIDAAGRYIEFCKGTFPSELSLKGLKIVVDCANGATYHIAPSVLRELGATVIAIGVEPDGMNINEKCGATDVRQLQERVLQEKAHVGLAFDGDGDRVMMVDHLGNKVDGDQILYIIAREGLRQGQLRGGAVGTLMSNMGLELALKQLGIPFARAKVGDRYVLEKLQELGWRIGAENSGHVILLDKTTTGDGIVAGLQVLTAIVRNHMSLHDLCSGMKLLPQILVNVRFAGEHNPLESDEVRKITEQVEAELAGRGRVLLRKSGTEPLIRVMVEGEDEQQVTALAHRIADAVKSAG
- the secG gene encoding preprotein translocase subunit SecG: MYEALLVIFLLISIGLVALIMLQQGKGADMGASFGAGASGTLFGSSGSGNFMTRMTAVLATLFFVISLILGNLSSNQSKKGSEWENLGQPVKSEQTTAPAAPAKPSSDIPQ